CCGGTGCGCCTGGCTCCATTCTCCGATCCCGACGGCAATGAACTGTACTTCTGCGAATACAAACCACAGGATGAATCATGACCACTCTGCGACGCATGAAATTGTGCGCGGCACTTCTGCTGGCGCCGCTTCTATCCGGCTGTGCAAAGACGGAGCCACCGATGGAGCAGCTTGACTTGCTCTACGCCGATTACTGGGAAGACCGCATGGCCCGTAATCCGACGTGGGCGACCTACGAAGGCGATCATCGTTTCGACAGTCTGCTCGAAGATGTGTCGCCTGCGGCAGTCGAGGACGAACGTCTGGCGCTGCAGGAATTCCGCAAACGCCTCGATGGCATTCGCACCAAGGGCGGGGTCGCCTCCGGCGACCTGAATGTCGAACTCTTCGAGCGCGAGATCGATCTCGCATTGGAGGACATGCGCTGGAAACGGCACCTGATGCCCGTGTCGCAGCAAAACGGTGTGCACATTTCCTTTCCGGAGCTGATCACCTTCCACCCATTCGAAACACCGGCCGACTGCGAAAACTTCATCCGTCGGCTGCGCGCGTTTCCGGCCCTCGTCGATCAGACGATCGCCAACATGCGGTCCGGCATGGCCGAAGGATTGGTGCCGGCGCGCGTGATCATGGAGAAAACCGTGCCGCAGATCGAAGCGCAGATCGTCGATGACCCCAACGACAGCCCGCTGGCCGGTGCACTCGCAGAGATCGATTCGTCGATTGTCGCCGATGACAGACAGGGTATCGCCGACGACATCCTGGCGGCCATCAACGATGACGTCGTCCCCGCGTATCGCAAGCTCGGCGCATTCGTGCGCGATGAGTACCTGCCTGCCTGCCGCGATTCGGTCGGCTGCCATGCATTGCCGGACGGTCGCGAACGGTATGCGTACTTCGCGCGCCGATACACAACGACGAATCTGACGCCCAATGAGATCTTCGAGATCGGACAGCGGGAAGTCGCCTCGATTCGTAGGCAGATGGAGGCGATCAAGGACTCGACCGGATTCCGTGGATCGCTTCCGGAGTTCATTGCCCATCTGAAATCCGACCCGACGATGTTTTTCGAGGACAAGGACTCGCTGGTCTCCGGA
Above is a window of Candidatus Zixiibacteriota bacterium DNA encoding:
- a CDS encoding DUF885 domain-containing protein codes for the protein MTTLRRMKLCAALLLAPLLSGCAKTEPPMEQLDLLYADYWEDRMARNPTWATYEGDHRFDSLLEDVSPAAVEDERLALQEFRKRLDGIRTKGGVASGDLNVELFEREIDLALEDMRWKRHLMPVSQQNGVHISFPELITFHPFETPADCENFIRRLRAFPALVDQTIANMRSGMAEGLVPARVIMEKTVPQIEAQIVDDPNDSPLAGALAEIDSSIVADDRQGIADDILAAINDDVVPAYRKLGAFVRDEYLPACRDSVGCHALPDGRERYAYFARRYTTTNLTPNEIFEIGQREVASIRRQMEAIKDSTGFRGSLPEFIAHLKSDPTMFFEDKDSLVSGFKSILAEMDGKLPELFGRLPKAPYDFREIEEFRAASAPAAYYYSAPEDRSRPGYFYINTYQPRTRPKYTMQALAFHEAVPGHHLQIAIQQELEDLPKFRKQGGYTAFVEGWGLYSERLPKEVGFYGDWYSEFGRLTFEAWRAVRLVVDVGIHDKGWSREQAIAFCRANTALTDHDIESEIERYIAWPGQALAYKIGQLKILELRQRARDTLGARFDIRTFHDELLSDGALPLDLLEAKMSRWLQRQVEST